From Candidatus Dadabacteria bacterium:
CCATACAAAAACGGGGGATATTAAAATGTCAGAAGAAGACACAAAGCCGCAAGAGGGAACAGAGTCGGAAGAGGCAGTAGCAGACAACTTCATGAACTCCATAAACATGGCCTTTAACCTCGGAGTAGCGGCCCATCAGGAGTCCGGCCAGTCAAAAAGCGTCGTGGAGATAGCGACCGAGCTCGGAAACCAGATATACCAGAATTTCGCACAGGCATACGGCGGCGAGATAAACGAGTCCTTTCTCAAGGCAAACACCGAATACTTTCTCCAGATAGCGCTTATGGGATACATAATCCCAGGGGTATGCGCCTTTGACAACGATTTCAAGGAGAAATTCTTCGCTCTTGTCTACGCCAGAGCCAAGCAGAACCAGCAGAGACAAAGCGGAGGGGAACCCGAGGGCGGAAGCAGGATAATAACCTGAGTACGCCTGCGGCCCGAGGCTCATGAGAAAAGTTCTAGGCGGCAGGGAAAAAGTAAAAGTTGCGGTTGCCCAGACGGCTCCCGTGTTCATGGACAAGGAACGGACCCTTGAGAAGGCCTGTCGCGTGATAAGGGAAGCGGGAGATAACGGAGCGGAGCTTATCGCATTCCCCGAGGCATTCATTCCAGGCTACCCGGCCTATTACACAGTCGGCTACGAAACCCCGCCGCATGACTGGACGGATTTCATGATCGCGCTTCAGGATAACTCCTTAGTGATTCCCGGAGACGATACCGAGATGCTCGCAGAGGCCGCCAAGGCAGCTGATGCTCACGTGGTAATAGGCTGCAACGAGCTTGACGACCGCAAGGGAAGCCGCACCGTTTACAACTCTCTTCTTTTCATATCGCGAGAAGGCAAGGTGCTCGGCAGGCACAGAAAGCTCATGCCCACCTACACAGAGAGAGTCTACTGGGGCCAGGGGGACGGAAGCGACATAACCACCTACGACACCGACATAGGAAGAATAGGGGGACTTGTTTGCTGGGAGAATCACATGGTTCTCGTAAGGGCCGCGATGGTTCACAGCGGACAGGACTTCCACGTGGCGGTGTGGCCGGGGAACTGGAGGAGAGGAGACGACAAACTGCTTGCCGCCGAAACGGAGGATCCCGGAGCGGGGTGCACGGTGCAGGCGCTCATAAGGGTTCACGCGTTTGAATCGGGGGCGTTCGTCCTAAGCGCCTGCGGTTATCTTGACGACGATGATTTCCCGGAAAGATGGCACTATGTGCGCGACGGGGACCACATGAATTACGACTGGGCTCGAGGAGGAAGCTCCATCGTCAACCCAGCCGGCAGATACCTTTTTGAACCCCACTTCGAAAAAGACGCGATACTCTACGCCGACTGCTACGCAAACCAGATAAAGGCGGTGAAGGCTGTGTTCGACTCCCTGGGCCACTATTCAAGGTGGGACG
This genomic window contains:
- a CDS encoding carbon-nitrogen hydrolase family protein translates to MRKVLGGREKVKVAVAQTAPVFMDKERTLEKACRVIREAGDNGAELIAFPEAFIPGYPAYYTVGYETPPHDWTDFMIALQDNSLVIPGDDTEMLAEAAKAADAHVVIGCNELDDRKGSRTVYNSLLFISREGKVLGRHRKLMPTYTERVYWGQGDGSDITTYDTDIGRIGGLVCWENHMVLVRAAMVHSGQDFHVAVWPGNWRRGDDKLLAAETEDPGAGCTVQALIRVHAFESGAFVLSACGYLDDDDFPERWHYVRDGDHMNYDWARGGSSIVNPAGRYLFEPHFEKDAILYADCYANQIKAVKAVFDSLGHYSRWDVAKLLIDREKREPVAEKTTGLQISSQEIKRISDEYGVSEDKLEAIAEELERLFN